A genomic stretch from Lathyrus oleraceus cultivar Zhongwan6 chromosome 2, CAAS_Psat_ZW6_1.0, whole genome shotgun sequence includes:
- the LOC127120843 gene encoding butanoate--CoA ligase AAE1, with the protein MTMEGTIQCKANYVPLTPISFLERSAVVYHNNLSIAYGDVTYTWSQTHQRCIKLASSISQLGVSPRDVVAVLAPNIPAMYELHFGVPMSGAILCTLNTRHDSSMVSVLLKHSDAKVLFVDHELLDIAKGALQILSKSTSKLPILVLILESEAHNNSSVSPGILIYENLIAQGKLDFEVKRPKDECDPISLNYTSGTTSSPKGVVYSHRGAYLNALSTILLNDMTSKPVYLWCVPMFHCNGWCLPWSIAAQGGTNVCQRNVTGEGIFDNVFKHKVTHMAGAPTVLNMIVNSPPEIRKPLPRKVTMMTGGAPPPPAVFFRMEELGFDLVHSYGLTETYGPASICTWKAEWGGLSRDAQAKMKARQGVQHVGLEGLDIKDPVTMKSVPADAKTIGEVMFRGNTVMNGYFKDLKATQEAFKGGWFRSGDLGVKHSDGYVELKDRSKDIIISGGENISTIELEGVIYSHPAVVDAAVVGRPDEYWGETPCAFVKLKEGYNATEEEIIQFCRERLPHFMAPRTVVFSDLPKTSTGKTQKFILKEKAKAMGSLSKKKNNSRL; encoded by the exons ATGACGATGGAGGGTACCATCCAGTGCAAAGCAAACTACGTTCCTCTCACTCCAATCAGCTTCTTGGAGCGCTCCGCCGTTGTTTACCATAACAACCTCTCAATCGCCTACGGTGATGTCACCTACACATGGTCTCAGACTCATCAACGATGCATCAAACTCGCTTCTTCCATTTCTCAACTCGGCGTTTCTCCTCGTGACGTG GTTGCTGTATTGGCCCCTAATATTCCAGCCATGTATGAATTGCATTTTGGTGTTCCAATGTCGGGGGCTATTCTATGTACACTGAATACTCGTCACGATTCATCCATGGTTTCGGTACTGTTAAAGCATTCTGATGCCAAAGTCCTTTTTGTTGATCATGAGTTACTTGATATTGCTAAGGGAGCACTTCAAATCCTGTCAAAATCAACCTCCAAGCTTCCTATTTTGGTCTTAATTTTGGAGTCTGAGGCTCATAACAACAGTTCAGTCTCTCCAGGAATATTGATATATGAGAATCTTATAGCTCAAGGGAAACTTGATTTTGAAGTGAAAAGACCAAAGGATGAATGCGATCCGATTTCATTGAATTACACTTCTGGAACCACATCAAGTCCTAAAGGTGTGGTATATAGCCATCGGGGTGCCTATCTTAATGCGTTATCTACGATTCTTCTCAACGATATGACGTCTAAGCCGGTGTATTTGTGGTGTGTTCCCATGTTTCATTGCAATGGATGGTGTTTACCTTGGAGTATTGCTGCTCAAGGTGGCACCAATGTCTGCCAAAGAAATGTAACTGGGGAAGGGATATTTGACAATGTTTTTAAGCACAAAGTAACCCACATGGCGGGTGCGCCAACAGTTCTGAACATGATAGTAAATTCGCCGCCCGAAATCAGAAAACCACTTCCGAGGAAGGTGACAATGATGACAGGCGGTGCTCCACCGCCACCGGCTGTGTTTTTTAGAATGGAAGAGCTAGGATTTGATTTAGTTCATTCATATGGTTTGACAGAAACTTATGGTCCTGCGTCAATTTGCACGTGGAAAGCAGAATGGGGTGGCCTGTCTCGAGACGCGCAGGCCAAAATGAAGGCGCGTCAAGGAGTACAGCATGTTGGACTTGAAGGACTTGACATAAAAGATCCTGTCACAATGAAGAGTGTACCGGCAGATGCAAAAACCATCGGTGAGGTGATGTTTAGAGGAAACACTGTGATGAATGGATATTTCAAGGATTTGAAAGCAACACAAGAGGCGTTTAAAGGTGGGTGGTTTAGGTCCGGTGACTTGGGAGTAAAGCACTCCGACGGTTACGTAGAACTTAAGGATCGGTCGAAGGATATTATTATCTCTGGGGGAGAAAACATTAGCACAATTGAGCTGGAAGGTGTGATTTATAGTCATCCAGCAGTGGTTGATGCTGCTGTTGTGGGGAGACCCGATGAATATTGGGGAGAGACACCGTGTGCATTCGTGAAGCTAAAGGAAGGGTACAATGCAACAGAAGAAGAGATAATACAATTTTGTCGGGAGCGTTTGCCTCATTTTATGGCTCCTCGAACTGTCGTGTTTTCTGATCTGCCAAAGACATCAACTGGCAAGACACAGAAATTTATATTGAAGGAGAAAGCAAAGGCCATGGGAAGCTTGTCTAAGAAAAAGAACAATAGCAGATTGTAA